Below is a genomic region from uncultured Sunxiuqinia sp..
TTTTGCAAAAGGAATTGACTTGCCGGGATCGAAACGCGGCGATCTACTTGCCATCCATTCAGCGGGTGCGTACGGTGAGGTTATGGCATCAAATTACAACCTTCGCGACACTGTAAAGTCGATTACAAACATTGAGCTAACACAATCATAACCTTGTCTTTTTAATTGATTCTCAAGGCAAAGAAAAAAGATAAATTATTCGGTTATTTTGCTCAATTAATTTTTTTAGTAGTAAAAATAGTATACATTTGTCGCTCACATATTTTATTTTTTTATTATGAACATTTTTGTAGGAAACCTCAATTACGCAATTACTGAAGATGATATGCGTGAGATTTTTGAGGAGTATGGTGAATTAAGCTCAGTAAAATTGATCACTGATAAATTCACTGGTAGAAGTAAAGGTTTCGGATTCGTTGAAATGCCTGACGCAGACGAAGCTAAAAAAGCCATTGAAGAATTGAATGGCGCAGAAGTCGAAGGACGTTCTATGGTTGTTAATGAGTCTATCGAGAAAAAGAGAGACAACAATCGTGGTGGCGGTGGCTTCCGTGGCGGCAACAGCCGTGGCGGTGGTAACGGCGGTTACGGCGGTGGTGGCCGTAGAGACAACAATTTCAGATCAAACTACTAATAAGGAGGTTGATTATGAAAGGTACTGTAAAATGGTATGACGCAACCAAAGGTTTTGGATTTATCCTAACCGAGGATAACAAAGACATCTTTGTTCACCGTTCTGGTTTAGTTGATGCCTACGCTGGTCTGGAAACAGACGAGACTGTAGAATTTGAAGTTGGACAAGGAAACAAAGGTCCAATTGCAACGAACGTTACTAAAGTAGACTAATTCTGAGATTGGAGCGGGTACTTGATTTAAGTCGGCTCCTTCAATTAACGATATTTTCACTACTTGTATTATTAAAAGCCTGGCTTCGGTCAGGCTTTTTTTATGGTTTACACAGCAACCTCTAGGTTACAGCAACTATTTATAATCGGTACAAACTACTTCATGATACATAGGAAATAATTTAATTCAATTACCTTTAGACTAAGTAAAAATCTAGCTCCTAGAAATGCAACAGAGTCAAACTACTCCATTACTATTTTTCATGAAAACATATCTTAGCATATTCCTATTAATACTCTTAACAACATCACTATCAGCACAAAAGAGTACATTTGGATTTAAATTAGGCCCAAACTATTTCTACTCTTCTGAAATAGATGACCCGATCGGGAAGTACCAGCTTGGAGTAGCTTCGAATTTTAAAGTATATAAATTTATATCCATCCAGACTGAATTCCTCTTTGTAAAGAAAGCCTTTGAAGAGCCTTATCGAGATTCCTGGGAAGTGAAAGCCAAAGGCAGTTATTTGGATATCCCCGTTTTCATCCAGTTCCAACCAATCAAACAAATAGCCATTTATTCCGGGGGACAAATCGGTTTTAGGCTTAACCATGAGCTGAAATATAACCACACAAATAAATTATATACAGCACAGGAAAGAAGTTTAGAAAAAGTGCCACTTGGTCTTTTAGCCGGTGTTTCGATTCACCCCATTGAACATTGGAGCCTGGAAGGACGATATTCCGTAGAGATTGCGAGAAGCAGCAGTTCATTAGACTTCAGAGGATGGCAATTCTTTTTGAATTATACATTCTGAAAAAAAGCAAATTTATACTGAGCGGATCTCTGTTGCCCGATGCCGCGATGTCAGCTCAATCAGGTACTGCTCCTTTAATGGCTCAAATACACTATAAGCTTTTTCAGGAGTATTATTTTCTCCTGAAATATGGCTTAAAAGAATGGTGTGCAGTTCATTACCGGCAAACTCCCTCAAAAGCACAAAAGCCTGATCATTCGATAGATGTCCAACTGACGAAGCAACACGCTGCTTGAGATGATAGGGATATCGACCATTCTTTAGCATCTCTTCATCGTAGTTACTTTCCAGAAAAACGGCATGACATTTAGCAAATTCTGTTTTAACTCTTTCGCAGGCCTCACCAATATCAGTCATTACGCCAACATGCTTCCCAGCATAAGAAACCCTGAACGAACAGGCATCAGCGGCATCGTGTTGTTTGGTAAATGGGAAAACAGCAAACTCTCCCAGCTGGAATTCAAAATTTGGCTCGAACCATCGCGGGGTATCTGGTCGAACTGCTTTGCGCATCGCCAAAAATGTTTTTTTAGTGAGGTAAACCGGAAGATGAAGTCGTTTACTCAAAACCCTTGCTCCGCGACAATGATCGCTATGTTCATGTGTAATTAAAACGGCTTTTATTTTCGATTGATCGATCTGCTTTTCTGCCAGACGTACCTGTAACTGTCTGGCCGACAAGCCGGCGTCAATCAGCAAGGCTTCGGTTTCATTTCCGATGTAGTAGCAATTTCCATTACTTCCCGAGGCCAATGCACAAATCTCCAACTTATTCACTTTTCTCCTTCCATTTCAGCAACAACATCTTCGGCCTGAATATCTTTTCCTTTGAGTACACATTTGGCTTTCTCATAAAACGGTCGCCGTTTAGCCATCATGCTTTCAATAAAATCAACCAACTCATCCGGTGATTTTCCTTTGATCAACGGACGTTCGGTTTTAGACTGCATCAAACGACTGGCCAATTCTTCAGCATCAACATCTAAAAAGACACAAAGCCCGGATTGATTCATCACATCCATATTGTCAAAAAAGCAGGGAGCCCCGCCTCCAGTTGCAATTACTGCACTTTCAAACTCGGCAACTTCTTTTAAAGATGTCTGCTCCTTCCTACGAAAAGCATCTTCTCCCTCTTGTTCAAAAATCTGTGGAATGGTTTTAAAGTACTTCTCCTCAATGTATTTATCCAAATCGATAAAAGGTACACCTAACTCTTGCGACAACCTGCGGCCTATGGTTGATTTCCCTGAGGCCATATATCCAATCAAAAATATTTTCATTAAAATAGCGACATTTGGTTCTTATCATCTTCATCCTCATCCTTCTTTGGACGATTTACCTCAAAAGGCACATCTTCCTCAGACTGTTCCTGATCTTCTTCTTGAGGTTTGTCATCCTCATCCTTGATAACAGGTTCAATCTCTTTTATGTTTTCAACTTCATAATTGGTCAGTCGCTTACCTCTTGCCTTGTACGATTTTATGCCAATAAACTCAGATACCTCAATGATTTCATTTTCGCGCGAAGCATTTTTTCCTCCAAATTCAATTTCCAACCGTGGGTAATGCACCCAAGTAATACTTACCAAACGACTATCAGGATTATCACCAATAAAACTAATGCGACGTCCCATTATCTCATCAATCTCAAATCGCTTCACGTAATAAAATTCCTGATCGGCATCATAGTACACAACTGATAAAACCTTTTGACTATCAAACTTCTCAATCTGAAGTATATCCGCGTCGAAGTGATTAGACAAGTCGAAATTATAAAGTTGATATTCTCCATTCTTATAGAGAACCAAAATCTTATCGTCACCCTGAAACTCTCCAAGAAATTTACCCCTCGAATCTGAATTAAGTCGTAACACATCCGCATCGAACCAGATTTTTCGTCCACCAAGTGTTGAAACCCCCTTTTCTTTCAGGCTAATTTTATGAACATCGTTCTTCGTAAGGATGTTGCCCATCGCCCCCCGGCCTTTAATCGCCAAGTCTCCAAAATCAACCTCAAAATTCAGTTTTTTAAGTCGAGCCTTATGCTTGAGAGTCACTTTCAATACCTCGGCCTCACCATTGGGGTTAGCGCTAAAATACCAGATCCGCGATCCTTTTGTACCTTTGGTCAAATCGTACTCTTTATCACGTGTCATTCCGGTAACAGCAAAGCGTTTCATATAGAAAGTTCCCTGCCGTCCATCTCGATAAACCACGTTGTAAATGGTTCGCTTGTCATTCTTTTTAAATACGGCAATATGTTGAATATTCTTTCCAACAAACGCCTTTTCAGACACCTTAGTAATAAGATAAGTTCCATCGCGCCGAAATACGATAACGTCATCAATATCCGAGCAATCGCATACATATTCTGCTTTTCGCAGGCTGATTCCAATAAATCCTTCCTCCCGATCAAAATAAAGCTTTTCATTCGCCACAACCACCTTGCTGGCTACAATATTCTCGAAGCTCCGAATCTCCGTTTTTCGATCTTTGTCCTTTCCGTATTTTTCTTTGATGTGCTCAAAATATTCGATGGTAAACGAAACAATATTCTTTATCTTCTTATTAATCTCTTCAATCTCCTCTTCAATCGATTGAATATGACTATTCGCTTTATCCGTGTTGAATTTCAGAATACGCGCCATGCGAATTTCCATCAATTTAAGGATATCCTCACGGGTAACTTCACGCATCAATTTTGGTTTCCAAGGCTCTAGCCGCTTATCGATATGATTAACAGCTTCATCCATATTCTCAGACTGTTCAAATTCTTTGTCCTTGTAGATTCGTTCCTCGATAAAAATCTTCTCCAGCGATGCAAAATGCCACGCTTGCTCCAGCTCTCCTTTTCGGATCTCAAGTTCTAACTTCAACAAAAGTAAAGTCTGGTCTGTATTTTTTTTCAGAATATCACTAACTCCAATAAAAATTGGCTTGTCATTCTCAATCGTGCATGCATTGGGCGACACCGATACTTCGCAGTCAGTGAAAGCATATAATGCATCGATAGTTTTGTCGGACGAAATTCCAGGTCCTAAATGAACCAGTATTTCAACTTGATCTGAGGTATTATCATCAATTCGCTTAACCTTAATTTTACTTTTATCGTTGGCTTTTATAATTGAATCAATTAAAGTGGTCGTTGTTTTTCCAAAAGGAAGCTCTGTAATGGCCAACGTTCTATTATCAATCTTTTCAATTTTGGCGCGCACCTTAACTGCTCCACCGCGCAAACCATCGTTGTATCTCGAAAAATCAGCAGATCCTCCTGTCGGGAAATCGGGGTACAATTCAAATTCTTCTTTTCTTAAGTAAGCAATTGAGGCATCAATTAATTCGTTGAAATTATGCGGAAGAATTTTCGACGCCAAGCCAACAGCAATACCTTCAACTCCCTGAGCCAACAGTAACGGGAACTTCACTGGC
It encodes:
- a CDS encoding outer membrane beta-barrel protein; translation: MKTYLSIFLLILLTTSLSAQKSTFGFKLGPNYFYSSEIDDPIGKYQLGVASNFKVYKFISIQTEFLFVKKAFEEPYRDSWEVKAKGSYLDIPVFIQFQPIKQIAIYSGGQIGFRLNHELKYNHTNKLYTAQERSLEKVPLGLLAGVSIHPIEHWSLEGRYSVEIARSSSSLDFRGWQFFLNYTF
- a CDS encoding cold-shock protein — encoded protein: MKGTVKWYDATKGFGFILTEDNKDIFVHRSGLVDAYAGLETDETVEFEVGQGNKGPIATNVTKVD
- a CDS encoding shikimate kinase; this translates as MKIFLIGYMASGKSTIGRRLSQELGVPFIDLDKYIEEKYFKTIPQIFEQEGEDAFRRKEQTSLKEVAEFESAVIATGGGAPCFFDNMDVMNQSGLCVFLDVDAEELASRLMQSKTERPLIKGKSPDELVDFIESMMAKRRPFYEKAKCVLKGKDIQAEDVVAEMEGEK
- a CDS encoding RNA-binding protein is translated as MNIFVGNLNYAITEDDMREIFEEYGELSSVKLITDKFTGRSKGFGFVEMPDADEAKKAIEELNGAEVEGRSMVVNESIEKKRDNNRGGGGFRGGNSRGGGNGGYGGGGRRDNNFRSNY
- a CDS encoding DNA gyrase/topoisomerase IV subunit A; protein product: MAEEEKDRENQQAEQGDGITYLSGMYQDWFLDYASYVILERAVPYVNDGLKPVQRRILHAMREMDDGRYNKVANIIGQTMQYHPHGDASIGDALVQLGQKDLLIDAQGNWGNILTGDGSAAPRYIEARLSKFALEVAFNPKTTNWKLSYDGRNKEPITLPVKFPLLLAQGVEGIAVGLASKILPHNFNELIDASIAYLRKEEFELYPDFPTGGSADFSRYNDGLRGGAVKVRAKIEKIDNRTLAITELPFGKTTTTLIDSIIKANDKSKIKVKRIDDNTSDQVEILVHLGPGISSDKTIDALYAFTDCEVSVSPNACTIENDKPIFIGVSDILKKNTDQTLLLLKLELEIRKGELEQAWHFASLEKIFIEERIYKDKEFEQSENMDEAVNHIDKRLEPWKPKLMREVTREDILKLMEIRMARILKFNTDKANSHIQSIEEEIEEINKKIKNIVSFTIEYFEHIKEKYGKDKDRKTEIRSFENIVASKVVVANEKLYFDREEGFIGISLRKAEYVCDCSDIDDVIVFRRDGTYLITKVSEKAFVGKNIQHIAVFKKNDKRTIYNVVYRDGRQGTFYMKRFAVTGMTRDKEYDLTKGTKGSRIWYFSANPNGEAEVLKVTLKHKARLKKLNFEVDFGDLAIKGRGAMGNILTKNDVHKISLKEKGVSTLGGRKIWFDADVLRLNSDSRGKFLGEFQGDDKILVLYKNGEYQLYNFDLSNHFDADILQIEKFDSQKVLSVVYYDADQEFYYVKRFEIDEIMGRRISFIGDNPDSRLVSITWVHYPRLEIEFGGKNASRENEIIEVSEFIGIKSYKARGKRLTNYEVENIKEIEPVIKDEDDKPQEEDQEQSEEDVPFEVNRPKKDEDEDDKNQMSLF
- a CDS encoding MBL fold metallo-hydrolase, with product MNKLEICALASGSNGNCYYIGNETEALLIDAGLSARQLQVRLAEKQIDQSKIKAVLITHEHSDHCRGARVLSKRLHLPVYLTKKTFLAMRKAVRPDTPRWFEPNFEFQLGEFAVFPFTKQHDAADACSFRVSYAGKHVGVMTDIGEACERVKTEFAKCHAVFLESNYDEEMLKNGRYPYHLKQRVASSVGHLSNDQAFVLLREFAGNELHTILLSHISGENNTPEKAYSVFEPLKEQYLIELTSRHRATEIRSV